CAAGACCCTCGTAGGAAGTCCCTTGCGGCTACACAGGTACCTCACCGCGCTCCCACGGACCGGAGGCGAAGGCGGACAGTGCCCACGCGTAGGCATCCGCGCACGTGTCGACGCATGGGTCGGGCAGGGCGACTTCGAACGTCACAACATCACCGCTGACTGTGTAGTCAACGACGAGGTCGCCGTCGTAACCGAACTCCTCCGCATGTGACGGGAAACTCACTGTGTCGCCGTCGACCAGCTCGAAATCTCCACCATCGACTTCTTCACCGTTCTGGTCGTGCGATCCGAACGCGCCATCAGCCGTGAAGAAGTGGTCATGCTCCAATGGACCCTCAGCACCCGCGCAAAGATCGCCCTCTTTCGGCCCCGGCTTCCCGCCGTAGAAGTTCCCTTGGAGCCACCCGCGATGGGATTCGGCCAGGCCCGCTTCATCGAAGGCAGCAAGCATCTCTGCACAGGCCTGGGCTCGGTGCCAGGACCCGATCAACTCCGGCGTTGCGGCCTCTGTCGACGAAGGCTCCGTTCCCTCGCTCGTCGTTGCGTCGGCTCCGGACTCGGAGTCGTCGCCACACCCGGCAGCCGTCATGAGGCTCACCAGTAGTACCGCGATGCAAAGCACCCATCGCTTCCTCATGCTCCCGCCATTCTGCGGGCAGGGGGACCCTATGAGCGTCTACCGCAGCAGGTCAAGGCTGCACTCGCCGAACGACACCCCATGGTGTCACCGACCGTCTCGATCACCACGCCCAGCGGCTCGGGGGTCCTCCACGGCGTCAGGCTAGCCTGAGTCACATTCATCGGGAGCGAGGTGTCCTATGAAACGGATCGCGCGCGTCGTCGGCACTCATGCTCGTCGGGACGTCGGTGCAGATCGCTTCTGGGCACGCAACGAGCAGGCTCGGGGCATGCACCCGATCTGGCGGTGGGTGCGTGCAGTTCGGTGCTGAGATCCCGTGGGGGAACATGGTCGCGTCGCGGTACCCGCCACCTACTCGCCCGCTCCGGCACTCTCCGCCGCAGTCAGGGGCGAGCGCCGGCTGGGATGGCGACGACAGGCCGCCGACGGTTCCGTCGCGTATCCGATCTGGTCAGGTGGCGCTTCTGCAAGCGCTGAGGTTACGCTCGGCCGGGCATGTTGTGAGCAAGACCTCTCTTAGACGGACGTGAGTCGACGTCTCGTTCGAGGACGCAGACCATCACCTCGACGATGCGATCAACGAGGAGTACAGGCGCACGTACGGCCGGTCCTCGGCGGTCGAGCGCATCACGAGTCCGAAGGCGCAGGCAACGACGCTCCGCATCGCGCGGAGCTGATCGGGGAGGACGATGAAGCACGCGAGACTCGGCACGCTCGACGTCGGCCGCATCGGGTTGGGGACGATGGGGATGTCCCACGCCTACACGGGAGCCGGGACCGACGAAGAGGAGTCGATCCGGACGATCCATCGCGCGCTCGATCTTGGTGTCACGCTCCTCGACACCGCAGAGGCGTACGGTCCGTTCGCCAACGAGGAGCTCGTCGGACGAGCGATCAAGGACCGTCGGGACGAGGTCGTGCTCGCAACGAAGTTCGGCTGGATCTCCCACGTGCCCGGCGGCACGGCTCCCCTCGATAGCCGCCCGGAGAACGTTCGCGTCGCGGTCGAGGGTTCGCTGCGGCGGCTCGCCACCGATCGCATCGACCTTCTCTACCAACACCGGGTCGATCCGAACACGCCGATCGAAGACACGGTCGGCGCGATGGCGGGACTCGTTGCCGAAGGGAAGGTCCGCCATATCGGACTATCCGAAGCGTGGGTGGACACGATCCGTCGGGCCAACGCCGTGTACCCGATCACGGCACTACAGTCTGAGTACTCGTTGTGGACGCGCGACCCCGAGGACGGTGTGCTGGCGGTCGCGCGAGAGCTCGGCATCGGGTTCGTTGCGTACTCGCCCCTCGGGCACGGCTTCCTCACCGGGCAGATCCGGACGACCGATGACTTCGCGGCTGACGATTGGCGCAAGACCAACCCACGCTTCATCGGTGAGAACTTCGAGCGGAACCTGCGGATCGCCGACGAGGTCGCTGCGGTCGCCGCGGACGCCGGAGCGACGCCTGCCCAGGTCG
This genomic interval from Actinomycetota bacterium contains the following:
- a CDS encoding aldo/keto reductase yields the protein MKHARLGTLDVGRIGLGTMGMSHAYTGAGTDEEESIRTIHRALDLGVTLLDTAEAYGPFANEELVGRAIKDRRDEVVLATKFGWISHVPGGTAPLDSRPENVRVAVEGSLRRLATDRIDLLYQHRVDPNTPIEDTVGAMAGLVAEGKVRHIGLSEAWVDTIRRANAVYPITALQSEYSLWTRDPEDGVLAVARELGIGFVAYSPLGHGFLTGQIRTTDDFAADDWRKTNPRFIGENFERNLRIADEVAAVAADAGATPAQVALAWLLSKGDDIVPIPGTKRTARVEENCAADGIELSPEQIQRLDNLTPAAGGHHNEEQMQLLER